A single Carassius carassius chromosome 3, fCarCar2.1, whole genome shotgun sequence DNA region contains:
- the znf638 gene encoding zinc finger protein 638, with the protein MIKSNKKLNSQDGASNAIRSNNVNKQANSLALFSQPNTLNSFSLFLESCVPLVALRQFGSLPLLGPASLQLAQIKTQLALHQLNAIAGTSVPPPPIAFPALTLLNLLKVTMSHPLYNPRGGSFPSGQRPIVPSQYGLGSQPRMELGAARLGPGSVSGARGGLMVNQPISLGQRQAQISPDLEAAIDRNLRGAREEVRLLTQMLQQPKKADPRLREDARNEALPSGSGYSGKSRSNEVDWSLYQAPGKLISSSSLDRPSSSSQLFPSASFVGGSSGLDSQPPPEKRPSRYTSESASSLLASFGLSNEDLELLSHYPDDQLTPDNLPFILRDIRMRKAKRDVDARSEYNKVIDYGHSRKDDYPEETPVGFASERLPKESPKLVREVSGPPFSGMNITKPPQPCQPAPGPVQVPKLQKPPPVDPRPSKTIPVRPSPSQPVLQPSSRPPLPLQIPPQLGVLPMMTVDDISRGLNPNWIPFLSPAISAPAMKRLPTPTMMNDYSAATPRIFPHTCSLCNIECVQIKDWLEHQNTNLHIESCRRLRKQYPDWNVEAVSVSRPEPKTEHSSSKRHTRSHSYSRSPSPKRHHESSSRRKRSRSRSRSRSRSRSSRRYRRSRSHSRSPHRKSRSSPYRRRTRSPPSHRSRSPGYSRRSPVRRSSPRRSSPSWQQRSSSSERLAMKLISSTEFSSIADSSTLKAVVKSLAPALLAELAKKKSSSTTSSSKGSSSSSSWKRPPSPKRAEYSKSSRTSTSKSSSTPKPRPKDAPGTSCLLRLIGVPYGTTSKELTDAIEPFGKIYTAILLKAIREASVCMEREEDAKALLNYKNLTIRGQFVKVCMEKDARDDDDGRKSVKTKKPVKKKEVTTTTKPTQSAKVKGPDPVKAPQTAKAKDVTGSKTSQVTKGKPSDPKKTVQTAKAKPPAKGSETAVAKKLVKKEVPWRKNIIEITNLPEEGVTEDDLTNLAKPYGFIATPLIAITQQKAYLQMPNTEAVEAMVKACSETPAKVQDKEITVKMMMQPIDLNYTESVFKVLMDMEKSPEVITLPERLLIVGNVPKTLGAIKEVETKIKCHGTFKKVLPLNGRIIFEMENANTARALFTRFLKFRCVVQNSALSFQLAKPVKFKKKTEAKGANPPGTIKKPNTIKAQKVVAAKAASAASTAGPPVTKDKALKTTASIAAKENEIIIISDSEVSLNESVADEKMNIDTAATKVTAVPEDNTVDGSANAETTTTENKAENDTQAVNETVMETPESESVIKEHETASLVPTAESEIVNRKLEVESSVSSSESADSVKSRNTEPEGGSTVLASESGKTELEVASAVSTSEPAVSVESAEAEHELASISIDSTDQTGALLKKNEQNVLQAEDVPKELVPTSVEESKTDNSKLEEDNKVESKSEMEIVASTVSSEETAVEAMETQSPEDPTKGIDIKDDVLETDKLKIEDEGQTNDLKPTEPLEIDINPQSSNDNEPAEENVHAAVESDSISTFDPVSDLPSTSDQTVSNSSVTVTCASKSPQPVLEPIQIDDDSLDFPPVTQEILKALELAVHQCRLQSSLKRAEEEARQNAEMEKKVAEKKTAKGPSSSKKPAQATKKTTQAESKKIQNEKEKKSPNSGSKSKPADTSSPEKEPMSRHRSRGNSEEEGPSTRRGGSSGSSSSRRSRRDSTPPSKRLRGHDVDHRVSKNSQPSRSHSKTRTAEKENNEEPFPFNIDEFVTVDEVGDDAEETGVSNTESSVKDEKIKDKPDSNTIVSPIAESDSADQTKQTDDIVGSKIGKPEVIECADKTEASIEEATPAVEEQESQEESADKPLGTDRMETAAENETTEPCTVAESASSSMDSNVETMKEDPDIGTLDEFVPSKSVSSSPSQKEPCPPTSAETLEKSDDLHPEEPETSALMMDNNVEATLNSESPSHDVMVTLDEVSEIEEDLLDETNEEQHSKADEVPETLVTVDEVGDDEMGCEEYQLDKELEGLVTLDEIVDEEEEFDSFNPETLVTLDEAKGDDEEIEEVEHSEDKPTTPSTTTPIIPEEPVKSASQEQHACDLEELHKMNFVTVDEVGEEEEEQPPSEDVKEVKQVKKRATRAKKRTPQAPVRRSTRGKRGATKMAEEAEEPETHVECEPEAGASVSESPPAAVESMDLDVKPETQKAETMKVPESSTAEVSSGPEEDRTRTEDNDNSAKTESDPVDTPVFDKKPLIQEVSKQRQEKDLTQEPEAKKARSDSPVIEDFTMPPFNPNKPVGLDFVVPKMGFFCRVCSLFYGNEETTKRSHCCTLKHYQNMENYYKNLKSQKQGDCSTQTTPSHSYASSE; encoded by the exons ATGATAAAGAGCAATAAGAAACTAAATTCCCAAGATGGTGCATCAAATGCTATCAGAAGTAACAATGTCAACAAACAGGCCAATAGCCTGGCTCTCTTCTCTCAACCAAATACCCTTAATAG CTTTTCATTGTTCTTGGAAAGTTGTGTGCCCCTTGTTGCATTGAGGCAATTTGGGAGTCTGCCGCTTTTAGGCCCCGCCTCCCTTCAGCTGGCACAGATAAAGACTCAGTTGGCACTGCACCAGCTGAATGCAATTGCTGGCACAAGTGTCCCTCCGCCTCCAATTGCTTTCCCTGCTTTGACCTTGCTCAACTTGCTCAAGGTCACCATGTCGCATCCTTTATACAATCCCCGTGGAGGGTCGTTTCCCAGTGGTCAGAGACCCATTGTGCCTAGCCAGTATGGTCTTGGGTCACAGCCTCGAATGGAGCTGGGGGCAGCCCGTCTTGGCCCGGGTTCCGTATCCGGTGCTCGCGGGGGACTGATGGTCAACCAGCCCATCTCACTGGGACAGCGCCAGGCTCAGATTTCCCCAGATCTCGAAGCCGCAATAGACAGGAACCTTCGGGGAGCCCGTGAGGAAGTTCGCCTTCTAACTCAAATGCTCCAGCAACCCAAAAAAGCAGATCCCCGCCTGAGAGAGGATGCAAGAAATGAAGCGCTTCCCTCCGGCAGCGGCTATTCAGGGAAATCGCGATCTAATGAAGTGGACTGGTCCTTATACCAAGCCCCAGGCAAACTCATTTCATCTTCAAGTTTGGACCGCCCTTCCAGTTCTTCACAGCTGTTCCCATCTGCAAGTTTTGTTGGAGGATCAAGTGGTTTGGACAGCCAGCCTCCACCAGAAAAGCGGCCTTCACGCTACACCTCTGAAAGTGCCAGCAGCCTCCTAGCAAGTTTTGGACTCTCCAATGAGGACCTAGAACTTCTGAGCCACTATCCAGATGATCAGCTGACCCCCGACAACCTGCCGTTTATTTTACGAGACATCCGAATGCGTAAAGCCAAGAGGGACGTTGATGCGAGATCTGAATACAACAAAGTTATTGACTATGGACATTCTAGAAAAGATGACTATCCAGAGGAGACTCCAGTTGGATTTGCTAGTGAACGCCTGCCTAAAGAGTCACCAAAGTTGGTGAGAGAGGTCTCTGGACCACCCTTTAGTGGCATGAACATCACAAAGCCTCCTCAGCCGTGTCAGCCAGCTCCAGGCCCTGTGCAAGTTCCAAAGCTTCAGAAACCTCCGCCTGTAGATCCGAGACCCTCCAAGACGATTCCAGTGAGACCATCTCCTTCCCAGCCTGTTCTGCAGCCTTCCAGTCGACCTCCTCTACCTCTACAGATACCGCCTCAACTTGGTGTTCTTCCTATGATGACCGTTGACGATATCTCCAGAGGTCTGAATCCCAACTGGATCCCGTTCCTTTCACCTGCAATCAGCGCGCCTGCCATGAAGAGGCTTCCAACTCCGACCATGATGAACGATTACTCGGCAGCTACACCAAGAATCTTTCCTCATACATGCTCTCTATGTAACATTGAATGTGTCCAGATTAAG GACTGGCTTGAGCATCAGAATACAAATCTTCACATTGAGAGTTGTAGACGTCTTAGGAAACA ATATCCTGACTGGAATGTTGAGGCTGTCTCCGTTTCAAG ACCTGAGCCAAAAACAGAACACAGCAGCTCAAAGCGACACACTCGATCGCACTCATACTCCAGATCCCCCAGTCCGAAGCGGCACCATGAATCCTCAAGCCGACGTAAGCGATCCCGTTCACGCTCCCGATCCCGTTCTCGATCCCGAAGCTCTAGAAGGTACCGGCGTTCTAGAAGTCACAGCCGGTCCCCCCATAGGAAGTCTCGAAGCAGTCCTTACAGACGGAGGACCCGTAGTCCACCATCTCATCGGTCAAGGTCTCCAGGTTACAGTAGGCGCTCTCCTGTACGCCGTTCAAGCCCCCGCCGGAGCAGCCCATCCTGGCAACAGAGATCTAGCAGTAGTGAACGATTGGCCATGAAACTCATTTCATCAA CTGAGTTTTCTTCAATCGCAGACAGTAGTACTTTGAAGGCTGTTGTGAAGTCCTTGGCACCAGCCCTGCTGGCTGAGCTAGCAAAGAAGAAAAGTAGTTCCACTACTTCCTCATCAAAGGGAAGCAGTAGCAGCAGTAGCTGGAAACGGCCGCCCTCTCCTAAGAGAGCGGAGTACTCCAAGTCAAGCAGGACTTCCACCTCAAAGTCCTCCAGCACTCCAAAG CCAAGGCCCAAGGATGCCCCTGGCACATCCTGTTTGTTGAGGCTTATTGGAGTTCCTTATGGGACTACAAGCAAAGAACTGACTGATGCCATTGAGCCTTTTGGCAAGATTTATACTGCCATCCTTCTCAAGGCAATTAGAGAG GCCTCAGTGTGTATGGAGAGAGAGGAGGATGCCAAAGCTTTGCTCAACTATAAGAACCTGACGATTCGTGGACAGTTTGTTAAAGTCTGCATGGAGAAG GATGcaagagatgatgatgatgggagAAAATCTGTTAAGACCAAAAAACCTGTTAAGAA AAAAGAGGTGACTACAACAACAAAACCAACCCAATCAGCAAAAGTAAAAGGCCCAGACCCAGTTAAGGCACCTCAGACAGCAAAAGCAAAAGATGTGACAGGTTCCAAGACGTCTCAAGTAACCAAGGGAAAACCGAGCGACCCCAAAAAGACTGTTCAGACAGCTAAAGCTAAACCCCCTGCTAAGGGTTCAG AGACAGCAGTTGCAAAGAAATTGGTGAAGAAg gAAGTACCCTGGAGAAAAAATATAATTGAGATTACAAATCTTCCAGAGGAGGGAGTTACTGAGGATGACCTCACCAACCTTGCTAAACCATATGGCTTCATTGCAACTCCTCTCATAGCAATCACTCAACAAAAG gCATATCTGCAGATGCCCAACACAGAGGCAGTTGAAGCGATGGTGAAGGCCTGCTCTGAGACCCCAGCTAAAGTACAAGACAAGGAGATCACTGTTAAGATGATGATGCAACCTATTGACCTGAATTACACT GAGTCAGTATTCAAAGTGCTAATGGACATGGAGAAATCACCT GAAGTCATCACATTGCCAGAACGCCTTCTCATTGTTGGCAATGTGCCAAAAACACTTGGGGCAATCAAGGAAGTAGAGACCAAAATTAAATGCCATGGTACCTTCAAGAAGGTTTTGCCACTTAATGGCAGG ATTATTTTTGAGATGGAGAATGCTAATACCGCAAGGGCTCTCTTCACTCGCTTCCTCAAGTTTCGATGTGTGGTCCAGAACAGTGCCCTTAGCTTCCAACTAGCCAAACCAGTCAAG tttaAAAAGAAGACTGAAGCAAAAGG AGCAAACCCTCCTGGTACAATAAAAAAACCGAATACCATCAAAGCCCAAAAGGTAGTAGCTGCAAAAGCAGCTTCTGCTGCATCTACTGCAGGTCCACCTGTCACAAAAGACAAAGCTCTAAAAACTACTGCTAGTATTGCAGCTAAagaaaatgaaattattattataagtgatAGTGAAGTAAGTTTGAATGAAAGTGTTGCTGATGAAAAGATGAATATTGATACAGCTGCAACTAAAGTTACTGCAGTTCCCGAAGACAATACAGTTGATGGGTCTGCTAATGCAGAAACAACTACCACTGAGAATAAAGCAGAGAATGATACCCAAGCTGTTAATGAAACTGTCATGGAGACCCCTGAAAGCGAATCTGTGATAAAAGAGCATGAAACTGCATCCTTAGTTCCCACAGCTGAATCTGAGATTGTGAATAGGAAGCTTGAAGTTGAATCCTCCGTTTCCTCTTCAGAATCTGCTGATTCAGTTAAATCTCGGAACACAGAGCCTGAAGGTGGATCCACAGTTCTTgcttcagaatctggaaaaacaGAGCTTGAGGTTGCATCGGCTGTTTCCACTTCAGAGCCTGCAGTTTCAGTGGAGTCTGCAGAAGCAGAGCATGAATTGGCTTCCATTTCAATAGACTCAACTGATCAAACAGGAGCATTGCTTAAGAAAAACGAACAGAATGTCCTGCAGGCTGAGGATGTTCCCAAAGAACTGGTTCCTACATCTGTGGAAGAAAGCAAAACTGACAATTCAAAGTTAGAAGAAGACAATAAAGTTGAGTCCAAGTCAGAAATGGAGATTGTTGCTTCAACTGTTAGCAGTGAGGAAACTGCAGTAGAGGCTATGGAGACCCAAAGTCCAGAAGATCCTACCAAAGGCATTGATATCAAAGATGATGTTTTGGAAACTGACAAGCTCAAGATTGAAGACGAGGGACAAACTAATGACTTAAAACCAACTGAACCTTTAGAGATAGACATAAATCCTCAGTCTAGTAATGATAATGAACCTGCTGAAGAGAATGTCCATGCAGCTGTTGAATCAGATTCTATTTCAACCTTTGATCCTGTATCTGACCTACCCTCCACTTCTGATCAAACAGTCAGTAATTCATCTGTCACAGTAACATGTGCCTCAAAAAGTCCTCAACCGGTGCTTGAGCCCATCCAGATTGATGACGATTCTCTGGACTTTCCTCCGGTTACACAGGAGATTTTAAAGGCCCTTGAATTAGCTGTCCATCAATGTCGCTTACAGTCTTCACTAAAACGAGCTGAAGAAGAAGCCAGACAGAatgcagaaatggagaaaaaagttGCAGAGAAGAAAACCGCAAAAGGTCCGTCAAGCTCAAAGAAGCCTGCCCAAGCAACCAAGAAGACCACTCAAGCTGAGAGTAAAAAGATTCAGAACGAGAAAGAGAAAAAGTCTCCAAACTCTGGGTCAAAGAGTAAGCCTGCAGACACCTCGTCCCCAGAGAAAGAGCCAATGTCTAGGCACAGAAGCAGGGGTAATTCTGAAGAAGAGGGCCCTAGCACCAGACGTGGGGGATCCTCTGGGTCCTCCTCCTCCCGGAGGAGCAGGCGGGATTCCACTCCTCCATCAAAGCGTTTAAGGGGGCATGATGTTGATCACAGG GTGAGCAAAAACTCACAGCCTTCAAGAAGTCACTCAAAAACAAGGACCGCTGAAAAG GAAAACAATGAGGAACCGTTTCCATTTAACATTGATGAGTTTGTGACCGTTGATGAAGTAGGGGATGATGCAGAGGAGACTGGGGTCTCAAATACTGAGTCATCGGTCAAGGATGAGAAGATTAAGGATAAACCCGATTCCAACACTATAGTCTCTCCTATTGCGGAGTCAGATTCAGCTGATCAAACGAAACAAACCGACGACATTGTTGGTTCTAAGATAGGAAAACCTGAAGTTATTGAAtgtgcagataaaacagaagccaGTATTGAAGAAGCCACACCAGCTGTAGAAGAGCAAGAGTCTCAGGAAGAGAGTGCTGATAAACCACTGGGAACTGATAGGATGGAAACTGCTGCTGAGAACGAGACAACAGAGCCTTGTACTGTAGCAGAAAGTGCTTCATCATCGATGGACAGCAATGTTGAGACCATGAAAGAAGACCCTGACATTGGGACCTTGGATGAATTCGTGCCAAGCAAGTCAGTTTCTTCCTCTCCTTCACAGAAGGAACCCTGCCCACCAACGTCTGCAGAAACTTTAGAGAAATCAGACGATTTACATCCCGAGGAGCCTGAAACCTCTGCCCTAATGATGGACAATAATGTTGAGGCAACTCTGAACTCTGAAAGTCCATCCCATGATGTGATGGTCACTCTTGATGAGGTCAGTGAGATTGAGGAAGATCTTCTCGATGAAACAAATGAGGAACAGCATTCGAAGGCTGATGAAGTGCCTGAGACACTTGTAACGGTTGATGAGGTTGGAGATGATGAAATGGGGTGTGAAGAATACCAGTTGGACAAAGAACTTGAAGGCTTAGTTACATTGGATGAGATTGTTGACGAAGAGGAGGAGTTTGATTCATTCAATCCTgag ACTCTTGTAACCCTGGATGAGGCCAAGGGTGACGATGAGGAGATTGAGGAAGTGGAGCATAGTGAAGACAAGCCAACTACCCCAAGCACCACAACACCAATCATACCAGAAGAGCCTGTGAAATCAGCAAGTCAAGAACAGCATGCCTGTGACCTTGAAGAGCTCCACAAGATGAACTTTGTAACTGTGGACGAAGTtggagaggaggaagaggagcaaCCACCCAGCGAAGATGTCAAAGAGGTGAAACAAGTTAAAAAGAGAGCTACAAGGGCCAAAAAGAGAACTCCCCAGGCCCCAG TAAGGAGATCCACAAGAGGTAAAAGAGGAGCGACAAAGATGGCTGAAGAAGCAGAGGAGCCCGAGACACATGTGGAGTGTGAACCAGAGGCAGGTGCTTCTGTAAGCGAGAGTCCTCCTGCAGCTGTCGAATCCATGGATCTCGATGTTAAGCCAGAAACGCAAAAGGCTGAAACCATGAAAGTTCCTGAATCATCGACTGCAGAGGTCTCTTCAGGGCCAGAAGAGGACAGGACGAGAACTGAAGATAATGACAACTCTGCAAAGACAGAAAGTGATCCTGTTGACACACCAGTCTTTGACAAAAAACCTTTAATCCAAG AAGTGTCCAAGCAGCGGCAGGAGAAGGACCTGACTCAGGAACCAGAGGCTAAGAAAGCCCGATCTGATTCCCCTGTGATTGAAGACTTCACCATGCCGCCGTTTAACCCAAACAAACCCGTTG GGCTTGATTTTGTGGTACCCAAGATGGGTTTCTTCTGCAGAGTCTGCTCTCTATTCTATGGCAATGAGGAAACTACTAAGAGAAGTCACTGTTGTACCCTAAAGCATTACCAGAACATGGAG AATTACTACAAGAATCTCAAGTCTCAGAAGCAGGGTGATTGCTCAACACAGACAACACCCAGTCATAGTTATGCTTCTTCTGAATAG